The following proteins are co-located in the Spea bombifrons isolate aSpeBom1 chromosome 3, aSpeBom1.2.pri, whole genome shotgun sequence genome:
- the LOC128483467 gene encoding cytochrome P450 2K4-like, whose product MTPVDPASVLFYFILCVCFLYFYRSRGKNIYWNFPPGPNLLSIIGTLHVWNLKRPFDTLLKLSEQYGSIFSIQLGAEKIVVLCGYDTVKDALVNHAEAFSGRANIPIFHDVSQGYGVAFSHDENWKIMRRFALSTLRDFGMGKKTIENNINEECESLVEKINSYKGEPFDNTMLVNAAVANIIVSIILGHRFEYDNPTILRLMHLVNENVRLAGRPSVLLYNSFPSVLQWMPGSQKIYKNANELKIFMKETFMIHKKQLDINDKKNLIDAFLVKQQEEKPNPEFYFHNENLTMLVIDLFVAGMETTSTTLRWGLLLMMKYPDIQKKVQEEIDRVIGSAQPQAEHRKLMPYTDAVIHEVQRFGNIVPISIPHATTQDVTFRGYFIPKDTQVITVLTSVLKDKAHFEKPDQFFPQHFLDSEGNFVKNEAFMPFSAGRRSCAGENLAKMELFLFFTRLLQKFTFQPLPGEDLDLTPLSGFTNHPKPHHMRALHRS is encoded by the exons atgactcCTGTTGATCCAGCCTCAgtacttttttactttattctcTGTGTGTGTTTCCTATATTTTTACCGTTCTCGgggtaaaaatatttattggaatTTTCCTCCGGGGCCAAATCTATTATCAATCATTGGGACTTTGCATGTTTGGAATCTGAAGAGACCCTTTGATACACTTTTAAAG tTATCCGAGCAGTATGGTTCAATATTCAGCATTCAGTTGGGTGCTGAGAAGATAGTGGTGCTGTGTGGCTACGACACCGTGAAAGATGCTCTCGTTAACCACGCCGAGGCGTTTTCTGGACGGGCCAACATACCAATCTTCCACGATGTATCTCAAGGATACG gtgtggCTTTTTCCCATGATGAAAACTGGAAAATTATGCGAAGGTTCGCCCTTTCTACACTACGAGATTTTGGAATGGGAAAGAAAACCATCGAAAATAATATTAACGAAGAATGTGAATCCTTGGTGGAAAAAATCAATTCTTACAAAG GAGAGCCTTTTGATAACACCATGTTAGTGAATGCCGCTGTGGCCAATATAATTGTGTCCATAATTCTTGGCCATCGATTTGAATATGACAACCCAACAATTTTAAGACTCATGCATTTAgtaaatgagaatgtgagacTTGCGGGCAGACCTTCAGTGCTG CTGTACAACTCCTTTCCATCTGTCCTGCAATGGATGCCTGGAAGCCAAAAGATTTACAAAAACGCCAATGAGTTAAAGATCTTTATGAAGGAGACTTTCATGATCCACAAGAAACAACTGGATATTAACGACAAGAAAAATCTTATTGACGCGTTCCTTGTCAAACAACAAGAG gaAAAGCCTAATCCGGAATTCTATTTCCACAATGAAAATCTAACGATGCTTGTGATTGATTTATTCGTTGCCGGGATGGAGACGACCTCGACCACCCTCCGGTGGGGCCTTCTTTTAATGATGAAATATCCGGACATTCAAA AAAAGGTCCAAGAAGAAATAGACAGAGTGATCGGATCTGCCCAGCCTCAAGCAGAACACAGAAAGCTAATGCCGTATACCGACGCCGTTATTCACGAAGTCCAAAGATTCGGTAACATTGTACCAATCAGCATCCCGCATGCAACTACTCAAGATGTTACATTCCGGGGATATTTTATCCCAAAG GACACTCAAGTCATCACAGTACTGACGTCTGTACTAAAGGATAAAGCTCACTTTGAGAAACCCGACCAGTTTTTCCCACAACATTTTCTAGACTCTGAAGGAAATTTTGTTAAGAATGAAGCATTTATGCCTTTCTCTGCAG gtCGAAGGAGCTGCGCTGGGGAAAATTTAGCCAAAATGGAACTATTCCTGTTCTTCACCAGGCTGCTGCAAAAATTCACATTCCAGCCCCTTCCTGGAGAAGACCTCGACCTCACGCCACTTTCTGGGTTTACCAACCATCCGAAACCGCATCATATGCGTGCGCTACATCGCAGTTAG